From a region of the Panicum virgatum strain AP13 chromosome 2K, P.virgatum_v5, whole genome shotgun sequence genome:
- the LOC120695726 gene encoding glutamate receptor 2.9-like: MKAGAARHQLVLPLVAGARSSSSGRAAALPPSRLLLAVLVLCLAGGAERGEGQAAGETGGRAVDVGVILDRTTWLGNVTWACMELALEDFYGDAARASYRTRVRLHLRDTSPSAVDAASAGVDLLRNVGVQAIVGPQTSTQAKFLAELGNKASVPIISFSANSPSRSSSQTPYFIRTAWNDSSQAKAIASLVQKFNWREVVPVIENDDSNTRFIPDLVDALGQVGTRVSHRCRIHPSAGDDEIKGAISSLKGNWTSVFVVRMSYQLALKFFQLAKDEGMMGQGYVWIVAYGLTDIFDVVGSPALDVMNGVLGVEPYVEDTERLQDFKQRWQEKYKRENPGTKLNGPILSGLYAYDTVWALALAAEKAGYVNSDFMPSETNNGSSDFDKINTSKAAEKLHDAFLKTSFYGMTGKFHIQDWKLVSTTYKIINVVGQDKRVVGFWTPGFNISRNLNKKADLYTIVWPGGSDKAPRGWLLPANKKLKIGVPFKPGFSNFIQFENGKATGFCARVFEEVIDALPYEVPFHYEEFGDGKGESNGTYDSLIYKVYLNEFDAVVGDVTILANRSLYVDFTLPYTESGVRMLVPVRDKRQKTAWTFLKPLSADLWLGTGAFFVFTGFIVWFIEHRTNQEFRGPPANQIGSIFYFSFSTLVFAHREKIVNNLSRIALVVWFFVVLILQQSYTASLSSILTVEQLQPTVTNLDEVIRRGDYVGYLSDSFLPGLLKRLKINESKMIPFNSPEEYNDALSTGKVAVIVDEIPYLKLFLNKYCHNYTMVGPTYKFDGFGYAFPRGSPLTPEISRGILELASKGRMAELEKEFLYVDTVCPDKDDSQTSSSLTLHSFIGLFMITGASSLLALVLHVGITLYNNRTHLISACSQGSWRGSLVILSKIFREHEDSSNTPDKEETRIANVDLAVESPWSMSNHIIENFDSDTDTGSPAGEETPGREVSNQDLGPPSFAYMHSER; the protein is encoded by the exons ATGAAAGCTGGGGCGGCTCGTCACCAGCTGGTACTGCCACTGGTAGCGGGCGCCCGCTCGTCGTCGTCCGGTCGGGCCGCGGCACTCCCCCCGTCTcgtctcctcctcgccgtcctcgTCCTCTGCCTCGCCGGCGGGGCCGAGCGGGGCGAGGGGCAGGCGGCGGGGGAGaccggcgggcgggcggtggACGTCGGGGTGATCCTGGACCGGACGACATGGCTGGGGAACGTCACCTGGGCGTGCATGGAGCTGGCGCTCGAGGACTTCTACGGCGACGCGGCGCGCGCGAGCTACCGCACGAGGGTCAGGCTGCATCTCAGGGACACCAGCCCCAGCGCCGTCGACGCCGCGTCGGCAG GTGTTGATCTACTAAGAAATGTTGGTGTGCAAGCAATTGTGGGGCCACAGACATCAACTCAGGCCAAATTCCTTGCAGAGCTTGGGAACAAGGCATCGGTCCCAATCATTTCGTTCTCTGCAAATAGCCCATCCCGGTCGTCTAGTCAGACCCCATACTTCATCCGGACAGCATGGAATGATTCTTCTCAAGCAAAAGCTATCGCCTCGCTTGTCCAGAAATTCAACTGGAGGGAAGTCGTACCTGTTATTGAGAATGATGATTCCAACACTAGATTCATCCCTGATCTTGTTGATGCCCTGGGACAAGTTGGTACTCGTGTTTCGCACAGGTGCAGGATCCATCCTTCGGCTGGAGATGATGAGATAAAGGGTGCTATCTCTAGTTTAAAAGGCAATTGGACCAGTGTATTTGTTGTGCGCATGTCATACCAGTTAGCCCTTAAGTTTTTCCAGCTTGCCAAGGATGAGGGGATGATGGGCCAGGGCTATGTATGGATTGTGGCATATGGTTTGACGGATATTTTTGATGTAGTTGGTTCTCCTGCACTTGATGTGATGAATGGTGTTCTTGGGGTTGAACCTTATGTTGAAGACACCGAGAGACTTCAAGATTTTAAACAGAGATGGCAGGAGAAATACAAAAGGGAAAATCCAGGCACAAAACTGAATGGGCCTATACTTTCTGGTCTGTATGCATATGATACTGTATGGGCATTAGCGTTAGCTGCAGAGAAGGCCGGATATGTGAATTCAGACTTTATGCCGTCTGAAACAAATAATGGATCCTCTGACTTTGACAAAATTAATACTTCCAAGGCTGCCGAGAAACTGCACGATGCATTCTTGAAAACTAGTTTCTATGGCATGACTGGGAAATTCCACATTCAGGACTGGAAATTGGTATCGACAACTTACAAGATAATAAATGTAGTTGGTCAGGACAAAAGAGTAGTTGGGTTTTGGACTCCAGGATTCAACATATCCAGAAATCTAAACAAGAAAGCTGATCTTTACACCATTGTATGGCCAGGTGGCAGTGACAAGGCACCTAGAGGATGGCTATTGCCTGCAAATAAAAAACTCAAAATAGGAGTACCTTTTAAACCTGGGTTTAGCAATTTTATTCAATTTGAAAATGGAAAAGCCACAGGTTTCTGTGCTCGTGTATTTGAGGAAGTTATTGATGCATTACCCTACGAAGTACCCTTTCACTATGAGGAGTTTGGAGATGGCAAAGGAGAAAGCAATGGAACCTATGATTCACTTATCTACAAAGTTTATCTTAAT GAATTTGATGCAGTAGTAGGTGATGTGACAATTCTGGCCAACCGTTCTTTATATGTGGACTTCACTCTTCCTTATACTGAGTCAGGGGTACGCATGCTAGTTCCTGTTAGGGATAAGAGACAGAAGACTGCATGGACATTTCTAAAGCCTTTGTCAGCTGATCTATGGTTAGGAACTGGAGCCTTCTTTGTCTTCACAGGTTTTATAGTTTGGTTTATAGAGCACAGAACAAATCAGGAATTCAGAGGACCACCAGCCAATCAAATTGGATCTATCTTCTATTTCTCTTTCTCAACCCTTGTATTTGCTCATAGGGAGAAGATTGTGAACAACTTATCAAGAATTGCATTAGTGGTTTGGTTTTTTGTGGTGCTAATATTGCAGCAGAGTTATACTGCAAGCTTAAGCTCAATTCTCACGGTAGAACAGCTTCAGCCAACAGTCACCAATTTAGATGAAGTTATCAGGCGAGGGGATTATGTTGGCTACCTCAGTGATTCTTTCTTGCCTGGGCTTTTGAAACGGTTGAAAATTAATGAATCAAAAATGATCCCATTCAACTCTCCCGAGGAGTACAATGATGCCTTATCAACTGGAAAAGTTGCTGTCATTGTTGATGAAATACCATACCTCAAATTGTTCCTTAACAAGTATTGCCACAACTACACTATGGTTGGGCCAACTTACAAATTCGATGGATTTGGTTAT GCATTCCCTCGAGGTTCTCCACTCACACCTGAAATTTCACGGGGAATACTGGAATTGGCATCCAAAGGCAGAATGGCGGAACTGGAGAAAGAGTTTTTATATGTTGATACAGTGTGCCCGGACAAAGATGACTCCCAAACCTCAAGCAGCCTTACATTGCACAGCTTCATTGGCCTGTTCATGATCACAGGGGCATCTTCATTGCTGGCTCTTGTTCTGCATGTTGGCATAACCCTTTATAATAATCGGACTCATTTGATTAGTGCCTGCAGTCAGGGTTCATGGCGTGGATCGCTTGTCATTCTCTCCAAGATTTTTCGCGAGCATGAGGATAGCTCCAATACTCCAGATAAAGAAGAGACCAGAATTGCTAATGTCGATCTGGCAGTTGAGAGCCCATGGAGCATGTCTAATCACATCATCGAGAATTTTGATTCAGACACTGATACGGGAAGCCCAGCAGGAGAAGAAACCCCTGGTAGGGAAGTTTCGAATCAGGATCTTGGTCCACCATCATTTGCGTACATGCATTCTGAGAGGTAG